The proteins below are encoded in one region of Candidatus Cloacimonadota bacterium:
- the mraW gene encoding 16S rRNA (cytosine(1402)-N(4))-methyltransferase yields ICPPGFPKCVCNKKSTLKIITKKPIVPSIEEIKSNKMARSAKLRIAEKKGEVDEI; encoded by the coding sequence CATTTGTCCACCGGGTTTTCCTAAATGTGTTTGTAATAAAAAATCAACTTTGAAGATCATTACCAAAAAGCCGATCGTTCCATCAATTGAAGAGATAAAAAGTAATAAAATGGCGCGCAGTGCAAAATTAAGAATTGCAGAAAAAAAGGGGGAGGTTGATGAAATATAA
- a CDS encoding PASTA domain-containing protein, translating into MKSRFTIFLIVVSLFTLLWITYLFIIQIMDPFNFQTTINIRQNPSKQIIIPYRGNIYDRNGELFVSSIKHFQIDIDRNIIFHDCKKNKEKNISDVFEKISDIISRNTDLGKNEILQKLNRNPQNTSIFISENITESRLVLIKKEFQKEGIRGLVQNFSKLKRSYPKNDLAVRLLGMVRKKRQDNSGNSKSIYTVEGITGIESTYNNELKGIYGWEEKIIDAKNKKIPFLFLKKRAAVNGNSLILTIDCNFQEILEENLKIGLEKYKAKNAIGIIMGAETGEIIAMSGISKNDKNKSAASLRSLPNLPVSFLFEPGSTMKPITALLAIENNIYKPEDKINCRNYRIGNRIITDAHEHDYKTLSFKDIIALSSNVGISRIVEKIGSKLLYDRMIELGFGQKTGSNLYGETTGIFRKLKDWQGYSLHSISFGQEISVTALQLARAYCAFANGGKILQPYILKEIRDDSGKVVQSFKPKVLRKISDKRSLDTLKDFLKGVVDHGTAKSLKMDYLEIAGKTGTGEKAVNGVYSEDKYTSIFAGFFPVDKPEYVMVILFDEADYESYSYYATLSAVPTFRNIVNKLINLPQTDIIVDVKERDRNYIVMPDLNGLDRMQASELLAKKNILFNIIEKNRSGVVINQFPKPDVSFDQKEIVQIIIDVPKLKHKHKIDYKMPDLVGLTIRRALSETNRKKIKLIVQGRGIIKSQSIPPGNETNFGEKCLVTAN; encoded by the coding sequence ATGAAATCAAGATTTACCATTTTCCTTATTGTTGTATCTCTATTTACACTTTTATGGATAACCTATTTATTTATTATCCAGATCATGGATCCTTTTAATTTTCAAACAACTATCAATATCAGACAGAATCCTTCCAAACAGATAATCATTCCTTATCGGGGAAATATTTATGACAGAAATGGAGAACTATTTGTAAGTTCCATCAAACATTTCCAAATTGATATTGATAGAAATATTATTTTTCATGACTGTAAGAAAAATAAAGAAAAAAATATTTCTGATGTTTTTGAAAAAATAAGTGATATTATTTCCAGGAATACAGATCTTGGTAAAAATGAAATTCTGCAGAAACTCAACCGAAATCCTCAAAATACAAGTATTTTTATTTCGGAAAATATAACCGAATCACGGCTGGTTCTGATCAAAAAAGAATTCCAGAAGGAAGGAATTCGAGGATTAGTTCAGAATTTCAGTAAATTAAAAAGGTCATATCCAAAAAATGATCTTGCTGTCAGGCTTTTGGGAATGGTCAGAAAAAAGAGACAGGATAATTCGGGAAACTCAAAGTCAATTTACACGGTCGAAGGTATAACCGGAATCGAATCGACATATAATAATGAGTTGAAGGGAATTTACGGTTGGGAAGAAAAGATCATCGATGCTAAAAACAAGAAAATACCTTTCCTGTTTTTGAAAAAACGAGCTGCTGTAAATGGAAATTCTCTGATCTTAACTATCGATTGTAACTTCCAGGAAATATTAGAAGAAAACCTGAAAATCGGTTTGGAAAAATATAAAGCAAAAAATGCCATCGGGATTATCATGGGAGCTGAAACAGGTGAAATAATTGCTATGTCAGGAATTTCCAAAAACGATAAAAATAAATCAGCAGCCAGCCTTCGATCATTACCAAATCTTCCTGTTTCATTTCTTTTTGAACCCGGTTCAACCATGAAACCGATTACCGCTTTACTGGCAATTGAAAATAATATTTATAAACCGGAAGATAAGATCAATTGTCGGAATTATCGTATAGGCAACAGAATCATTACAGATGCCCATGAACACGATTATAAAACTTTGAGCTTCAAAGATATTATTGCTCTTTCAAGTAATGTCGGGATCAGCAGGATCGTTGAAAAAATCGGAAGTAAACTCCTTTATGATCGAATGATCGAACTTGGCTTCGGTCAGAAAACAGGTTCAAATCTATATGGAGAAACAACCGGAATTTTTCGTAAATTGAAAGACTGGCAAGGTTATTCATTACATTCGATTTCTTTTGGTCAGGAAATTTCAGTAACAGCTTTGCAATTAGCGAGAGCATACTGTGCTTTTGCAAATGGTGGAAAAATTCTGCAACCTTATATATTGAAAGAGATCAGAGATGACTCCGGTAAGGTCGTGCAATCATTCAAACCAAAAGTTTTAAGAAAAATATCAGATAAAAGATCATTGGATACATTGAAAGATTTTTTAAAGGGAGTTGTCGATCACGGAACTGCAAAATCTCTGAAAATGGATTATCTGGAAATCGCGGGAAAAACCGGTACTGGAGAAAAAGCTGTCAACGGAGTTTATTCCGAAGATAAATACACTTCGATTTTTGCCGGATTCTTTCCGGTTGATAAACCCGAATATGTGATGGTTATCCTATTTGATGAAGCTGATTATGAATCATATTCTTATTATGCAACTTTATCTGCTGTTCCAACCTTCAGAAATATTGTTAATAAACTTATCAACCTGCCGCAAACGGATATCATTGTCGATGTCAAGGAACGGGACAGAAATTATATCGTCATGCCTGATCTGAACGGATTAGATAGAATGCAAGCTTCAGAACTTCTGGCAAAGAAGAACATCCTTTTCAATATAATTGAAAAAAATAGATCAGGTGTAGTTATTAATCAATTTCCAAAGCCCGATGTTTCTTTTGATCAGAAAGAAATCGTGCAGATCATTATTGATGTCCCCAAATTAAAACACAAGCATAAGA